One region of Clostridiales bacterium genomic DNA includes:
- a CDS encoding peptidase: MQLHAQYYYQQLPPQERAAYHGMLTCLRELTPSARIPRLPMETLSTLFFQLRLDHPEIFYAVGFSCRAVPEAAFVEFWPEYRFEKKRIREHRQAIEARVTRLLRPLRSLPPAEQERAIHDFVVENVRYDKLEKPYSHEVIGPLTNGVGVCEGMAKTVKLLCDGLGLPCMIAVSDRDRANGERYLHAWNIVQLGGQCYHLDATFDNSLSKYGTRYDYFNLDDTKIFRDHRPLLYPAPPCTDGGQFYYKLQHLSWTKPEEAARRVDQALRKKQPGLVFHWRGGYLTREVLAELCLQIDAAAQARGRAAAISVNWPQAVLQVRFVDAAQPVETESLEDI; the protein is encoded by the coding sequence ATGCAGCTGCACGCACAGTATTATTACCAGCAGCTTCCGCCACAGGAGCGCGCGGCCTATCACGGCATGCTGACCTGCCTGCGGGAGCTGACGCCGTCGGCGCGCATCCCGCGCCTGCCGATGGAAACGCTCAGCACGCTCTTTTTCCAGCTCCGGCTGGATCATCCGGAGATCTTCTACGCCGTTGGTTTTTCGTGCCGCGCGGTGCCGGAGGCGGCGTTTGTGGAGTTCTGGCCGGAGTACCGGTTTGAGAAAAAGCGCATCCGGGAGCACCGGCAGGCGATCGAGGCGCGCGTGACGCGCCTGCTGCGGCCGCTGCGCAGTCTTCCGCCGGCGGAGCAGGAGCGCGCGATCCATGATTTCGTCGTGGAAAACGTCCGCTATGATAAGCTCGAAAAGCCGTATTCGCACGAAGTCATCGGCCCGCTGACCAACGGCGTCGGCGTGTGCGAGGGCATGGCCAAAACGGTCAAGCTGCTGTGTGACGGGCTCGGGCTGCCGTGCATGATCGCCGTCAGCGACCGGGACCGCGCCAATGGCGAGCGCTACCTGCACGCCTGGAACATCGTCCAGCTCGGCGGGCAGTGCTATCATCTGGACGCCACGTTTGACAATTCCCTCAGTAAGTACGGCACGCGCTATGACTATTTCAATCTCGACGATACAAAGATCTTCCGCGACCACCGGCCGCTGCTGTATCCGGCTCCGCCCTGCACGGACGGCGGGCAGTTTTACTACAAGCTGCAGCACCTGTCGTGGACGAAGCCGGAGGAGGCCGCGCGCCGGGTCGACCAGGCGCTGCGCAAGAAGCAGCCGGGGCTGGTGTTCCACTGGCGCGGCGGCTATCTGACGCGCGAGGTACTGGCGGAGCTGTGCCTGCAGATCGACGCGGCGGCGCAGGCGCGCGGCCGGGCGGCGGCCATTTCGGTCAACTGGCCGCAGGCGGTGCTGCAGGTGCGCTTCGTCGATGCGGCCCAGCCGGTGGAAACGGAGTCGCTTGAGGACATCTGA
- a CDS encoding diaminopimelate decarboxylase, whose amino-acid sequence MKKPFVTAEQLEDIAARYPTPFHLYDAQGIRENARRLKAAFSWNPGYRGYFAVKATPTPAILKILQEEGCGCDCSSLTELMMAERIGSVGENIMFSSNETPAEDYRLAAKLGATINLDDITHVDFLEKTIGYIPKRIGCRFNPGGTFSLGESREGFQVMDNPGDAKYGMTREQITEAFRMLKARGAEEFGIHAFLASNTLSNEYYPALARILFQLAVELQRETGCHIAYINLSGGVGIPYRPEESENGIAVIGEGVRKVYEEILVPAGMGDVALCTELGRFMLAPYGHLVTRAIHAKHIYKEYIGTDACACDLMRPAMYGSYHHITVMGKENAPCDHKYDIVGGLCENNDKFAVDRMLPRIDIGDLLVIHDAGAHGLAMGYNYNGKLRCAEVLLQPDGSTRLIRRAETPEDYFATMIWDD is encoded by the coding sequence ATGAAGAAGCCGTTTGTAACAGCGGAGCAGCTTGAGGACATCGCCGCGCGCTATCCCACACCGTTTCACCTCTATGATGCGCAGGGCATCCGCGAGAATGCCCGCCGCCTGAAAGCCGCTTTTTCGTGGAATCCCGGCTACCGGGGATATTTCGCCGTGAAGGCTACGCCGACCCCCGCCATCCTCAAGATCCTGCAGGAGGAGGGCTGCGGCTGCGACTGCTCGTCGCTCACGGAGCTGATGATGGCCGAGCGCATCGGCAGCGTCGGCGAGAACATCATGTTCTCGTCCAACGAGACCCCGGCCGAGGATTACCGCTTGGCGGCAAAGCTCGGCGCAACCATCAACCTCGATGATATTACGCACGTGGACTTTTTGGAAAAGACGATCGGCTATATCCCGAAGCGGATCGGCTGCCGCTTCAATCCGGGCGGCACGTTCTCGCTCGGCGAGTCGCGCGAGGGCTTTCAGGTCATGGACAACCCCGGCGACGCCAAGTACGGCATGACGCGCGAGCAGATCACCGAGGCGTTCCGGATGCTCAAGGCCAGGGGCGCGGAGGAGTTTGGCATCCACGCATTTCTGGCATCCAATACCCTGTCCAATGAATACTATCCCGCGCTGGCGCGCATTCTCTTCCAGCTCGCGGTCGAGCTGCAGCGGGAGACCGGCTGCCATATCGCGTACATCAACCTCTCCGGCGGCGTGGGCATCCCGTATCGGCCGGAGGAATCGGAAAATGGCATTGCCGTCATCGGTGAGGGCGTGCGCAAGGTGTACGAGGAGATCCTCGTCCCGGCCGGCATGGGCGATGTAGCCCTGTGCACGGAGCTCGGCCGCTTCATGCTCGCGCCGTATGGTCATCTCGTGACGCGCGCGATCCATGCCAAGCATATTTACAAGGAGTACATCGGCACGGACGCCTGTGCCTGCGACCTGATGCGCCCGGCCATGTACGGGTCTTACCACCACATCACGGTCATGGGCAAGGAGAATGCGCCCTGTGACCACAAGTATGACATTGTCGGCGGCCTGTGCGAGAACAACGACAAGTTCGCCGTCGACCGCATGCTGCCGCGCATCGACATCGGCGATCTGCTGGTCATTCACGATGCCGGCGCGCACGGCCTCGCCATGGGCTATAACTACAACGGCAAGCTTCGCTGCGCGGAGGTGCTGCTGCAGCCGGACGGCTCTACGCGCCTGATCCGCCGCGCCGAGACGCCGGAGGATTACTTCGCCACCATGATCTGGGACGATTGA
- a CDS encoding alpha-hydroxy-acid oxidizing protein encodes MEYKEILDSARTCIGPYCKACPVCNGKACGNQVPGPGAKAPGSGFIRNFDAWQKICVNMDTICPNEPVDTAVELFGTMYRYPFFAAPLGAMKLHYGEKYTDREYNSILVNACADSGIAAFTGDGVDAAVFQGAMEAIRTAGGVGVPTIKPWNQELVFEKLDLARTSGCKAVAMDIDGAGLPFLKNMTPPAGSKSVQELAEIIRYAGMPFIVKGVMTVRGAQKAAEAGAAAIIVSNHGGRVLGQTPASAEVLPEIADAVGSSMKIFVDGGIRTGTDVFKALALGADAVLIGRPFVPMVYGDGAQGVATYIEKIGSELRDTMAMCGVHTLDEITRDCVRVM; translated from the coding sequence ATGGAGTACAAAGAGATTCTTGACAGCGCACGTACCTGCATCGGGCCGTACTGCAAAGCCTGCCCGGTCTGCAACGGCAAAGCCTGCGGCAACCAGGTCCCCGGTCCCGGCGCCAAAGCGCCCGGCAGCGGCTTTATCCGCAACTTTGACGCCTGGCAGAAGATCTGCGTCAACATGGACACCATCTGCCCGAACGAACCCGTCGATACGGCCGTGGAGCTGTTCGGCACCATGTACCGCTACCCGTTTTTCGCGGCTCCGCTCGGCGCGATGAAGCTGCACTACGGCGAAAAGTACACCGACCGCGAGTATAACAGCATTCTCGTCAACGCCTGCGCCGACAGCGGCATCGCCGCCTTCACCGGCGACGGTGTGGACGCCGCCGTGTTCCAGGGCGCGATGGAAGCCATCCGCACCGCGGGCGGCGTCGGCGTGCCGACGATCAAGCCGTGGAACCAGGAACTGGTCTTTGAAAAGCTCGATCTGGCCAGGACCAGCGGCTGCAAGGCCGTCGCCATGGACATTGACGGTGCGGGCCTCCCCTTCCTGAAAAATATGACGCCGCCGGCCGGCAGCAAATCCGTGCAGGAACTGGCGGAGATCATCCGCTACGCGGGTATGCCGTTCATCGTCAAGGGCGTCATGACCGTGCGCGGCGCGCAGAAGGCCGCAGAGGCGGGCGCGGCGGCGATCATCGTGTCCAATCACGGCGGCCGCGTGCTCGGCCAGACGCCGGCCAGCGCCGAGGTGCTGCCGGAGATCGCCGATGCCGTCGGCAGCAGCATGAAGATCTTCGTCGACGGCGGCATCCGCACCGGCACGGACGTGTTCAAGGCGCTGGCGCTCGGCGCGGACGCTGTGCTCATCGGCCGCCCGTTCGTGCCGATGGTCTACGGCGACGGCGCGCAGGGCGTGGCAACCTACATTGAAAAGATTGGCAGCGAGCTGCGCGACACGATGGCCATGTGCGGCGTGCACACGCTCGACGAGATCACGCGCGACTGCGTGCGCGTGATGTGA
- a CDS encoding radical SAM protein — MTQLCSICPRGCGVDRAGGQFGFCAVPDAPVVARAAPHFGEEPCISGTRGSGAVFFSGCNLRCVFCQNRTISRGEHGKEITVAQLRGIFLRLRDEGVHNINLVTPSHYTRQIAEALSGLELGIPVVWNSSGYECVETLRMLDGLVQVYLPDLKYALSEPAARYSAAADYPQVARAAILEMYRQTGPFRLDEDGMLQRGVLIRHLILPQQGENTRRVIDWVGQTFAPGQVLFSLMSQYTPVGDLAQWPELQHPISPELNEEMYQYLIDSQITDGFYQDLDAATGDMIPAFDGTGV; from the coding sequence ATGACACAACTTTGCTCCATCTGTCCGCGCGGCTGCGGCGTCGACCGCGCAGGCGGACAATTCGGCTTTTGCGCCGTGCCGGACGCGCCGGTCGTGGCGCGGGCCGCGCCGCACTTCGGCGAGGAACCATGCATTTCCGGCACACGCGGCAGCGGCGCGGTGTTCTTCTCGGGCTGCAACCTGCGGTGCGTATTCTGCCAGAACCGCACCATCAGCCGCGGAGAGCACGGAAAAGAGATCACCGTCGCGCAGCTTCGCGGCATTTTTTTGCGTCTGCGCGATGAGGGCGTGCACAACATCAACCTCGTCACGCCGAGTCACTACACGCGGCAGATCGCCGAGGCGCTCTCCGGGCTGGAGCTCGGCATCCCGGTCGTGTGGAACAGCTCCGGCTACGAATGCGTCGAGACACTGCGTATGCTCGACGGGCTCGTGCAGGTATACCTGCCGGACCTGAAATACGCCCTGTCGGAGCCGGCCGCGCGCTACTCCGCCGCGGCGGACTATCCGCAGGTCGCGCGCGCCGCCATTCTGGAGATGTACCGCCAGACCGGTCCGTTCCGGCTCGACGAGGACGGCATGCTGCAGCGCGGCGTGCTCATACGGCATCTTATCCTGCCGCAGCAGGGGGAAAACACCCGCCGCGTCATCGACTGGGTCGGGCAGACATTTGCACCCGGCCAAGTGCTTTTCAGCCTCATGAGCCAGTACACACCCGTCGGCGATCTGGCGCAGTGGCCGGAGCTGCAGCATCCCATCTCCCCGGAGCTAAACGAAGAAATGTACCAGTACCTGATCGACAGCCAGATCACCGACGGCTTTTATCAGGATCTCGATGCCGCGACCGGCGACATGATCCCGGCGTTTGACGGCACCGGCGTTTGA
- a CDS encoding tRNA (cytidine(34)-2'-O)-methyltransferase has translation MVDIVLVEPEIPNNTGAIARTCACTGSRLHLVKPLGFDISDRAVKRAGLDYWHLVDISVYENIDEYFAKNGDENLWLLTTKASVSYVDADLSTPNVTLMFGKETQGLPEWLRERYADHCLRIPMRAEARSLNLSNTAAILCYEALRQQNMLGQIDLNV, from the coding sequence ATGGTAGACATCGTTTTGGTTGAGCCGGAGATCCCGAACAATACCGGCGCCATCGCCCGCACCTGTGCCTGCACGGGTTCGCGGCTGCATCTGGTCAAACCGCTCGGGTTTGACATTTCCGACCGCGCGGTCAAGCGCGCCGGACTTGATTACTGGCATCTGGTCGATATCTCGGTCTATGAGAACATCGACGAGTATTTTGCTAAAAACGGCGATGAGAATCTCTGGCTGCTCACGACGAAGGCAAGCGTGAGCTATGTGGACGCCGACCTCTCGACCCCGAACGTGACGCTCATGTTCGGCAAAGAGACGCAGGGCCTGCCGGAGTGGCTGCGCGAGCGCTATGCCGACCATTGCCTGCGCATCCCCATGCGCGCGGAGGCGCGCAGCCTGAATCTGTCCAATACTGCGGCGATCCTGTGCTATGAAGCGCTGCGCCAGCAGAACATGCTCGGGCAGATCGATCTGAATGTCTGA
- a CDS encoding phosphoglycerate kinase: MNYNKMTVRDVPLSGKKVLLRCDFNVPQDKTTGEITSDKRIVAALPTIRYLLDNGAAVIACSHLGKPKGTWKESLTLAPVAKRLSELLGMEVIFAKDIIGEDAKAKAAALQPGQLLLLENLRFDPREEKNDPEFARELASMAELYVSDAFGTVHRAHASTAGVAAYLPAYAGLLIEKELSVMGKALEDPKRPFVAILGGAKVSDKIGVINNLLEKADTIIIGGGMAYTFIKAQGGEIGTSLLEADKMDYALEMIQKAKDRGVKLLLPVDTMAGDQFAADCARKVVPTNAIPADWMGLDIGPETIKLFTKAVKGAGTVVWNGPMGVFEFPAFAAGTEAIAAALAESGAVTIVGGGDSAAAVEKLGFADKMTHISTGGGASLEFLEGKELPGVACLLDK; this comes from the coding sequence ATGAACTACAACAAAATGACCGTCAGGGACGTCCCGCTTTCCGGAAAAAAGGTGCTCCTGCGCTGCGACTTCAATGTCCCGCAGGACAAAACGACCGGCGAGATCACGAGCGATAAGCGCATCGTGGCCGCGCTGCCGACCATCCGCTATCTGCTTGACAACGGCGCTGCCGTGATCGCCTGCTCGCACCTCGGCAAGCCGAAGGGCACGTGGAAAGAGAGCCTCACGCTCGCTCCTGTGGCCAAGCGCCTGTCGGAGCTGCTGGGCATGGAAGTCATCTTCGCCAAGGACATCATCGGCGAGGACGCCAAGGCCAAGGCGGCCGCGCTTCAGCCGGGCCAGCTCCTGCTGCTGGAGAACCTGCGCTTCGATCCCCGCGAGGAGAAAAACGATCCCGAATTCGCTAGGGAGCTTGCCTCGATGGCGGAGCTCTATGTCTCCGATGCGTTCGGCACGGTGCACCGTGCGCACGCTTCCACCGCCGGTGTCGCGGCGTATCTGCCCGCGTATGCCGGACTGCTGATCGAGAAAGAGCTGTCCGTCATGGGCAAGGCGCTCGAGGATCCGAAGCGCCCGTTTGTGGCCATCCTCGGCGGTGCAAAGGTGTCCGATAAGATCGGCGTCATCAACAACCTGCTCGAAAAGGCCGACACGATCATCATCGGCGGCGGCATGGCCTATACGTTTATCAAGGCGCAGGGCGGCGAGATCGGCACGTCCCTGCTCGAGGCAGACAAGATGGACTATGCGCTTGAGATGATCCAGAAGGCGAAGGACCGCGGCGTGAAGCTGCTGCTCCCGGTGGACACCATGGCCGGCGATCAGTTTGCCGCCGACTGTGCGCGCAAGGTTGTGCCGACCAATGCTATCCCGGCCGACTGGATGGGCCTGGATATCGGCCCGGAAACCATCAAATTGTTCACGAAGGCCGTCAAGGGTGCCGGTACGGTCGTCTGGAACGGCCCGATGGGCGTGTTTGAGTTCCCGGCCTTTGCCGCCGGCACGGAAGCCATTGCGGCGGCGCTGGCAGAGTCCGGCGCGGTGACGATCGTCGGCGGCGGTGACTCGGCCGCTGCGGTTGAGAAGCTCGGCTTTGCCGATAAAATGACGCACATTTCCACCGGCGGCGGCGCTTCGCTGGAGTTCCTGGAAGGTAAGGAGCTGCCGGGCGTTGCGTGCCTGCTGGATAAGTAA
- the tpiA gene encoding triose-phosphate isomerase, with the protein MNLKERKAIIAGNWKLNKRVAEIPAFTQELQANLPAERCCDVVICAPYPLIAALETAGQGCHLGVGAQDVSEHQHGAFTGEVSAEQLSDLGAQYCIVGHSERRSYHGETDLQVNAKTKILLDDSITPIICVGESLAQREHDLTETYVAYQVAAAFSGLTAEQAMHCVIAYEPLWAIGTGNTATSAQAQEVCASIRATLGKLYDLETAKTISILYGGSMNAGNAAELLAQPDIDGGLIGGASLKPVDFSKIVAATAQGACE; encoded by the coding sequence ATGAATTTGAAAGAGAGAAAAGCAATCATCGCCGGCAACTGGAAGCTCAATAAGCGCGTGGCCGAGATCCCGGCCTTCACGCAGGAGCTGCAGGCGAATCTTCCCGCCGAGCGCTGCTGTGACGTGGTCATCTGCGCGCCGTATCCGCTCATTGCCGCGCTGGAGACGGCAGGGCAGGGCTGCCACCTCGGCGTCGGCGCGCAGGATGTGTCCGAGCACCAGCACGGCGCATTCACCGGCGAGGTGTCTGCCGAGCAGCTCAGCGACCTCGGCGCGCAGTACTGCATCGTCGGCCACAGCGAGCGCCGCAGCTACCACGGCGAGACCGACCTGCAGGTCAATGCCAAGACGAAGATCCTGCTCGACGACAGCATCACGCCGATCATCTGCGTCGGCGAGAGTCTTGCGCAGCGCGAGCATGATCTGACCGAGACGTATGTCGCCTATCAGGTCGCAGCGGCCTTCTCCGGCCTCACGGCCGAGCAGGCCATGCACTGCGTCATCGCCTATGAGCCCCTGTGGGCCATCGGCACCGGCAACACCGCTACGAGCGCGCAGGCGCAGGAAGTCTGTGCGTCGATTCGCGCCACGCTCGGCAAGCTCTATGACCTCGAAACGGCCAAGACGATCAGCATCCTTTACGGCGGCTCCATGAACGCGGGCAACGCGGCCGAGCTGCTGGCCCAGCCGGATATCGACGGCGGCCTGATCGGCGGCGCGTCACTCAAGCCGGTCGATTTCTCGAAGATCGTCGCCGCGACGGCGCAGGGAGCCTGCGAATGA
- the gpmI gene encoding 2,3-bisphosphoglycerate-independent phosphoglycerate mutase, giving the protein MSNGKVALIILDGYGIGEPNDGNAIYMAQTPVMDGLLQRWPHTKLSASGLDVGLPDGQMGNSEVGHTNIGSGRVVFQDLPRITKAIEDGTFFENPVYAAALDNAANGKALHILGLLSDGGVHSHIRHIFAMVKMAHDRGIGRVYLHCFLDGRDVAPTSGAGYVRQLRDYCAELGTGMIATLQGRFYGMDRDKRWDRIEASYNAMVCGEGIQDPDPVHAMEASYAAGVTDEFVKPVVCDPNGRIQSGDSVIFMNFRPDRAREMTYALTQPDFDGFRRKIVAEHLHYVCTTRYDEKLTGLPVAFPPEELHDTLGEIVSAHGLRQLRIAETEKYAHVTFFFNGGTETQYPGEDRVLIPSPREYPTYDLIPEMSAFKIKDELVRRIRTGTYDMIVCNFANCDMVGHTGVMPAAIQAVACVDRCLGEVVAAAQEMGYTLLVTADHGNADRMVEPDGSPNTAHTTNLVPLVLVGSDLPLRPHGRLSDIAPTMLELMHIEPKPAMTGESLIEKS; this is encoded by the coding sequence ATGAGCAACGGGAAAGTCGCACTCATCATTCTCGATGGCTACGGCATCGGCGAGCCGAACGACGGCAACGCCATTTACATGGCCCAAACGCCGGTCATGGACGGCCTCCTGCAGCGCTGGCCGCACACGAAGCTGTCCGCTTCGGGGCTGGACGTCGGCCTGCCGGACGGGCAGATGGGCAACAGCGAAGTCGGCCACACGAACATCGGCTCCGGCCGCGTCGTGTTTCAGGATCTGCCGCGCATTACGAAAGCCATTGAGGATGGGACATTCTTTGAAAATCCGGTCTATGCAGCAGCACTGGACAACGCAGCAAACGGCAAGGCCCTGCATATCCTCGGCCTTCTGTCTGACGGCGGTGTGCACAGCCACATCCGGCACATCTTTGCCATGGTGAAAATGGCGCACGACCGCGGCATCGGGCGCGTGTACCTGCACTGCTTCCTCGACGGACGCGATGTTGCGCCCACGAGCGGCGCGGGCTATGTCCGGCAGCTGCGTGACTACTGCGCCGAACTCGGCACCGGAATGATCGCAACGCTGCAGGGCCGCTTCTACGGCATGGACCGCGACAAGCGCTGGGATCGCATCGAGGCCAGCTACAACGCCATGGTCTGCGGCGAGGGCATACAGGATCCCGACCCCGTTCATGCGATGGAGGCCAGCTACGCCGCCGGTGTGACGGATGAATTCGTCAAGCCCGTTGTCTGCGACCCGAACGGGCGCATTCAGTCCGGCGACAGCGTTATCTTCATGAATTTCCGTCCCGACCGCGCGCGCGAAATGACCTATGCGCTCACGCAGCCGGACTTTGACGGCTTCCGGCGCAAGATCGTTGCGGAGCATCTGCACTATGTCTGCACGACGCGCTACGATGAGAAGCTCACCGGCCTCCCGGTCGCGTTTCCGCCCGAGGAGCTGCACGATACGCTCGGCGAGATCGTCAGCGCCCACGGCCTGCGCCAGCTGCGCATCGCGGAGACGGAGAAATATGCGCACGTCACGTTCTTCTTCAACGGCGGTACGGAGACACAGTACCCCGGCGAGGACCGCGTGCTCATCCCGTCGCCGCGCGAGTATCCGACCTATGACCTCATCCCCGAGATGAGCGCTTTCAAGATCAAGGATGAGCTGGTCCGGCGCATCCGCACCGGTACATATGACATGATCGTCTGCAACTTCGCCAACTGCGACATGGTCGGCCACACCGGCGTGATGCCGGCCGCCATTCAGGCGGTCGCGTGCGTGGATCGCTGCCTCGGCGAGGTCGTCGCGGCGGCGCAGGAGATGGGCTACACGCTGCTCGTTACCGCGGACCACGGCAACGCCGACCGCATGGTCGAGCCGGACGGTTCGCCCAACACGGCGCACACAACGAATCTCGTGCCGCTGGTGCTCGTCGGCAGCGATCTGCCGCTGCGCCCGCACGGCCGCCTTTCCGATATCGCACCCACGATGCTCGAACTTATGCACATCGAGCCCAAACCCGCAATGACAGGCGAGAGCCTTATCGAAAAATCATAA
- the eno gene encoding phosphopyruvate hydratase: MKDYFEIVDVSAREILDSRGNPTVEVEVTLDDGTVGRAAVPSGASTGIYEACELRDGDKSRYLGKGVLKAVENVNVEIAEALQGMNVLDQTSIDKLLIELDGTPNKTRLGANAILGVSLACAKAGSLATGQSLYNYIGGCNAKTLPVPMMNVLNGGAHATGSNVDIQEFMIMPVGAKSFSEALRMCSEVFHVLKKVVPASGVGDEGGYAPNLDSDEDALKALVKAIELAGYKPYDDFMIAIDSACSEWFNAEDGCYHLPKRGIVMTREQMVDMYADFVEKYPIISLEDGMAEDDWEGWKMLMDRLGKKIQLVGDDLFVTNVQRIKKGIELGAANAVLIKLNQIGTLTETLDAIQMAHRAGWTAVVSHRSGETEDTTIADISVAVNAGQIKTGAPSRTDRVAKYNQLLRIEDELFDVAQYPGKDAFFSIKK, translated from the coding sequence ATGAAGGATTATTTTGAAATTGTGGACGTCAGCGCCAGAGAGATTCTCGACTCCCGCGGCAATCCGACCGTGGAAGTGGAGGTCACGCTCGACGACGGCACCGTCGGCCGTGCGGCCGTTCCGTCCGGTGCTTCCACCGGCATCTACGAGGCCTGCGAGCTGCGCGACGGCGATAAGAGCCGTTACCTCGGCAAGGGCGTGCTCAAAGCCGTGGAGAACGTGAACGTCGAGATCGCCGAGGCGCTGCAGGGCATGAACGTGCTCGACCAGACCTCGATCGACAAGCTCCTCATTGAGCTCGACGGCACGCCGAACAAGACCCGCCTCGGCGCCAACGCCATCCTCGGCGTGTCCCTCGCGTGCGCGAAGGCCGGCTCGCTGGCGACCGGCCAGAGCCTGTATAACTACATCGGCGGCTGCAACGCCAAGACCCTCCCGGTGCCGATGATGAACGTGCTCAACGGCGGCGCACACGCCACCGGCAGCAACGTCGATATTCAGGAGTTCATGATCATGCCCGTCGGCGCCAAGAGCTTCTCCGAGGCGCTGCGCATGTGCTCGGAAGTGTTCCACGTGCTCAAGAAGGTCGTTCCGGCCTCCGGCGTGGGCGATGAGGGCGGCTACGCGCCGAATCTCGACAGCGACGAGGACGCGCTCAAGGCGCTCGTCAAGGCCATCGAGCTGGCCGGCTACAAGCCGTATGACGATTTCATGATCGCTATCGACAGCGCCTGCTCCGAGTGGTTCAACGCCGAGGACGGCTGCTATCATCTGCCGAAGCGCGGCATCGTCATGACCCGCGAACAGATGGTCGACATGTACGCCGACTTCGTGGAGAAGTACCCGATCATCTCCCTGGAGGACGGCATGGCCGAGGACGACTGGGAAGGCTGGAAAATGCTCATGGATCGCCTCGGCAAGAAGATCCAGCTCGTAGGCGACGATCTGTTCGTCACGAACGTCCAGCGCATCAAAAAGGGCATCGAGCTCGGCGCAGCCAACGCGGTGCTCATCAAGCTCAACCAGATCGGCACGCTGACCGAGACGCTCGACGCCATCCAGATGGCGCACCGCGCCGGCTGGACGGCCGTCGTCTCGCACCGCTCCGGCGAGACCGAGGACACCACGATTGCGGACATCTCCGTTGCCGTCAACGCCGGCCAGATCAAGACCGGTGCGCCGAGCCGCACGGACCGCGTGGCGAAGTACAACCAGCTCCTGCGCATCGAAGACGAGCTGTTTGACGTGGCGCAGTACCCCGGCAAGGACGCATTCTTCAGCATCAAAAAGTAA
- a CDS encoding peptidoglycan DD-metalloendopeptidase family protein — MEPNKDKKPEKRSVRFIEGKGFYIALVLCAAVIGVSAWSLLSGTKTMDSEHDQNTLLEVTPAPTIPAPETAEPTPEMTPEMTPEPEIPAEDAAETAAQDKYVWPVDGAVLRPYAMTALTYDETMSDWRTHDGIDIEAKYGTVVSAMASGTVTKVYYDDLYGTTVVTEREDGLRCTYANLETIPTVNVGDQVSVGDTIGSVGDSAGCESAQESHLHLSVAASGQSVSPLDYLPQKN; from the coding sequence ATGGAACCGAACAAGGACAAAAAACCGGAGAAGAGATCCGTACGCTTCATCGAAGGCAAGGGCTTCTACATAGCCCTCGTCCTGTGCGCAGCGGTGATCGGCGTTTCCGCCTGGTCACTGCTGTCGGGTACGAAGACTATGGACAGCGAACACGATCAGAACACGTTGCTGGAAGTGACGCCTGCGCCGACGATCCCTGCGCCGGAGACGGCGGAACCCACACCGGAGATGACACCGGAGATGACACCGGAGCCGGAAATTCCGGCCGAGGACGCCGCTGAGACGGCGGCGCAGGACAAGTATGTCTGGCCGGTAGACGGCGCTGTGCTGCGGCCGTATGCCATGACGGCGCTGACCTACGACGAGACCATGTCGGACTGGCGCACGCATGACGGCATTGACATCGAGGCCAAATACGGCACAGTTGTCTCGGCCATGGCGTCCGGCACGGTCACGAAGGTGTATTATGACGATCTGTATGGCACGACTGTTGTGACCGAGCGGGAGGACGGCCTGCGGTGCACGTACGCCAACCTGGAAACGATCCCGACGGTAAATGTCGGCGATCAGGTTTCCGTAGGGGATACCATCGGCTCGGTCGGCGATTCCGCCGGCTGCGAGTCGGCACAGGAGAGCCACCTGCATCTGTCGGTCGCGGCCTCCGGTCAGAGCGTGTCGCCGCTTGACTATCTGCCGCAAAAAAATTAA